A part of Acyrthosiphon pisum isolate AL4f unplaced genomic scaffold, pea_aphid_22Mar2018_4r6ur Scaffold_13650;HRSCAF=14293, whole genome shotgun sequence genomic DNA contains:
- the LOC100572272 gene encoding uncharacterized protein LOC100572272 has translation MSNIENVLVKDRWKFSEATIRLHTNDNHPLNTSLNQTIQSIFDTMLRDPKRETRKSKTPI, from the exons atgtctaaCATAGAAAATGTGTTGGTGAAGGATAG atgGAAATTCAGCGAAGCTACCATTAGATTACATACAAATGACAACCATCCGCTTAATACCAGTCTTAATCAAACAATACAGTCAATATTCGATACTATGCTAAGAGATCCCAAGCGTGAAACTCGCAAAAGCAAGAC